From the genome of Sediminibacter sp. Hel_I_10:
TAAAATTATCTTTGAGAAATTTTATGAACATATCAACATCACAAAATCATGAGAGTTACCGTAAGTAGAAAAGCGCATTTTAATGCGGCTCACCGTTTATACCGAAAGGATTGGAGTTTTGAGAAAAATGACGAGATTTTTGGGAAATGCAATAACCCTAACTTTCATGGACACAATTATGATTTAATTGTTCATGTAACTGGTGATATCGATAAGGAGACAGGATATGTTATGGATATGAAGGTCTTAAAGGATATTATAAAATTGGAAGTGGAAGATGCCTTTGATCATAAAAATTTAAACTTGGAAGTACCCGAGTTTAAGGATTTAAATCCTACAGCGGAAAATATTGTGGTTGTGATCTATCAAAAAATCAAACCAAAATTAGACCCTTCCTTTGATTTAGAAATCACTTTATATGAAACACCACGCAACTTCGTAAGTTATTCAGGTAAATGAGAGCAGCACTGTATCCTTTGAAATTTCACCCCATCTTAAAACAAAAAATTTGGGGAGGAGAAAAATTACATCATTACTTAAACAAACAAAGCACGCTCAAAGATATTGGTGAAAGCTGGGAGCTGAGTGATGTTGAGGGAGATGTCTCCATAGTTTCTAATGGCGCCTTAAAAGGAAAGTCTTTAACAGACGTTTTAACTGATTATGGCGCTGATTTGTTAGGAACTAAAAACTACGAACGTTTTGGCAATAAATTCCCACTATTGATCAAATTTATAGATGCAAAAAGTGATCTCTCCGTGCAGCTTCACCCAAATGATACTTTGGCAAAATCACGCCATAATTCCTTCGGAAAAACAGAGATGTGGTATGTCATGCAAGCTGATGAAGATGCCAATTTAATTGTTGGTTTCAACCAAGAGATGAATGCAGAGACTTATCTAAGTCACCTAAAC
Proteins encoded in this window:
- a CDS encoding 6-carboxytetrahydropterin synthase, which gives rise to MRVTVSRKAHFNAAHRLYRKDWSFEKNDEIFGKCNNPNFHGHNYDLIVHVTGDIDKETGYVMDMKVLKDIIKLEVEDAFDHKNLNLEVPEFKDLNPTAENIVVVIYQKIKPKLDPSFDLEITLYETPRNFVSYSGK